A genomic stretch from Bacilli bacterium includes:
- the flgM gene encoding flagellar biosynthesis anti-sigma factor FlgM codes for MKINDMLRLAGIQNYRKDTPYKSGGTDGKKPKQADAVQISPEALRLQNAQEAERLQRVQELERQVSAGTYHVDSAKIAEKLLPYLQD; via the coding sequence ATGAAAATTAACGACATGCTGCGGCTGGCGGGAATCCAGAATTACCGCAAGGACACCCCGTACAAGAGCGGCGGGACCGATGGGAAAAAGCCGAAACAAGCGGACGCGGTGCAAATTTCGCCGGAAGCTTTGCGGTTGCAGAACGCGCAGGAGGCCGAACGCTTGCAGCGCGTGCAGGAATTGGAGCGGCAAGTGTCCGCCGGGACTTATCATGTGGATTCCGCCAAAATCGCCGAAAAGCTTTTGCCATATTTGCAGGATTGA